The following are encoded in a window of Impatiens glandulifera chromosome 5, dImpGla2.1, whole genome shotgun sequence genomic DNA:
- the LOC124940719 gene encoding uncharacterized protein LOC124940719, producing MTMILANWPLLCTPPAANSINRSSWLQNVSILQSSSSVSLPITTISAHRCCINNKDENTATTSLEEFSVLKPDNGIDNGNLWSTMALYMFSLHIPLSFGGLSVVASILGQSSLDPQTEAVCLLGIQILELQAVLWGSTYFMKNKTPLFDLLRIFQPNNNSNLSGERNWVFASIVGFGFLLLIVFSTSFLADQLTSSKEVNNHILKEIVSSGFISKGACVLVYCIITPLLEEIVYRGFLLRSLVSAIGWRGAVVVSSVVFSLAHFSVEDSLQLFIIGCILGCSYCWSGKLSSPLLIHSLYNSFILIVTFLA from the exons ATGACGATGATACTTGCCAATTGGCCTCTTCTCTGTACTCCTCCAGCCGCTAATTCAATTAATCGTTCTTCTTGGCTGCAAAATGTATCCATTCTTCAATCTTCATCCTCTGTCTCTCTCCCTATTACTACTATATCTGCCCATCGCTGCTGCATCAACAATAAGGACGAAAACACTGCCACTACATCACTTGAG GAATTCTCTGTTCTGAAACCAGATAACGGAATAGACAATGGCAACCTTTGGAGCACCATGGCCTTGTATATGTTCAGTCTGCACATTCCTCTTAGTTTTGGAGGTCTATCTGTGGTCGCTTCCATTCTTGGTCAATCCAGTCTTGACCCACAAACCGAG GCTGTTTGTCTGCTTGGAATTCAGATATTAGAGCTGCAAGCTGTCTTGTGGGGTTCGACTTACTTTATGAAGAACAAGACTCCACTGTTTGACCTTCTTAGAATCTTCCAACCCAACAACAACAGCAATCTATCAGGAGAAAGGAACTGGGTATTTGCATCAATTGTAGGATTTGGGTTTCTATTGTTAATTGTGTTCTCAACATCATTCCTTGCAGACCAATTGACTAGTTCAAAG GAAGTAAACAATCACATACTAAAGGAGATCGTTTCGAGTGGTTTCATATCTAAAGGCGCCTGCGTTCTTGTTTATTGCATCATCACCCCTCTGCTGGAAGAAATTGTTTACAGAGGGTTTCTATTGAGATCACTGGTTTCAGCAATTGGTTGGCGTGGAGCAGTTGTGGTAAGTTCGGTCGTGTTTAGTTTGGCTCATTTCTCGGTTGAGGATTCATTACAGTTGTTTATAATTGGTTGCATTCTTGGATGTTCTTATTGTTGGTCAGGAAAGTTGAGCTCTCCTCTTCTCATTCACTCATTGTATAATTCATTCATTCTAATAGTTACATTCTTAGCCTAA
- the LOC124940720 gene encoding tetraspanin-19, which translates to MEPSVSGMARSCIQSLLKLVNSLIGMVGIAMILYGIWMIRDWQRHTHGDPSPFIGPDSPPPWFMYTFLALGVTLCFITCSGHIAAETVNGCCLYSYMLFIFLLFVLEAAVTADVFLNHDWEEDFPVDPTGYFMDFKKFIKKNFDMCKLIGLSVVSVQGLTLLLAMILKALGPHVERHYDSDDDYSPDRVPLLRNYAPPPSYSVGDPKYKSRNDSWNLRINDKINR; encoded by the exons ATGGAACCTTCGGTGTCGGGAATGGCGAGGAGCTGCATACAGTCCCTTTTGAAGCTGGTGAATTCGTTGATTGGTATGGTGGGTATTGCGATGATTCTCTATGGGATATGGATGATTAGAGATTGGCAGAGGCATACGCATGGCGATCCATCTCCCTTTATCGGCCCCGATTCTCCACCTCCTTG GTTCATGTACACCTTTCTTGCCCTTGGGGTAACTTTATGTTTTATCACATGCTCAGGACATATTGCAGCTGAGACTGTTAATGGATGCTGCCTGTATTCT TACATGTTGTTTATCTTTCTACTTTTTGTGCTTGAAGCGGCTGTAACAGCGGATGTGTTTCTAAATCATGACTGGGAGGAA GACTTCCCTGTGGACCCAACTGGTTATTTTATGGATTTCAAGAAATTTATCAAGAAAAACTTTGATATGTGCAAATTGATTGGCCTGTCTGTGGTCTCCGTGCAG GGTCTGACTTTGTTGTTAGCCATGATATTGAAGGCTTTGGGCCCACATGTGGAAAGACACTACGATAGTGATGATGACTATTCTCCAGACAGGGTTCCCTTGCTGAGGAATTATGCTCCTCCACCTTCTTATTCTGTCGGCGATCCTAAATACAAATCCAGGAACGATTCGTGGAATTTAAGGATCAATGATAAG ATAAACAGGTGA
- the LOC124940716 gene encoding probable polyol transporter 4 produces the protein MGLNGVQEIGHEEMGFQGIPLRTNNKYTRMNDQLDEEEDGFGDDIDDFNYQHQLQRNQTTRRYVFACAIFASLNSVLLGYDVGVMSGAILFIKQDLNITEVQQEVLVGILSVVSLLGSLGGGKTSDAIGRKWTMALAAIVFQTGAVTMTLAPSFNVLMIGRLLAGVGIGFGVMVAPIYIAEISPTVSRGSLTSFPEIFINLGILLGYVSNYVFSGLSPHINWRVMLAVGIIPSVFIGFALLIIPESPRWLVMQNRVEEARSVLLKTIASEPEVEERLDEIKLAAGFSDTGKVVEEKAVWQELLSPSPSLLRMLITGIGIQCFQQITGIDATVYYSPTIFKDAGIEDESKLLAATVAVGVSKTVFILVAILLIDKLGRKPLLYISTMGMTVCLFSLGLSLAFLKGTSMGVGLIVMIVCTNVAFFSIGIGPVCWVLTSEIFPLRVRAQAAAIGAVGNRVCSGLIAMSFLSLARAISVAGTFFIFSVVSAISVVFVYTCVPETKGKSLEEIELLFQNDNMWKESQVELGDVEHLMHKPL, from the exons ATGGGTTTGAACGGCGTCCAAGAAATTGGGCATGAAGAAATGGGTTTTCAGGGAATTCCTCTGCGAACCAATAACAAATACACAAGGATGAACGATCAgcttgacgaagaagaagatgggtTTGGCGATGATATTGACGATTTCAACTATCAACACCAACTCCAAAGAAATCAAACTACTAGAAGATACGTATTCGCTTGTGCCATATTTGCATCTCTCAATTCCGTCCTCCTTGGTTATG ATGTGGGTGTTATGAGTGGTGCAATCCTATTCATTAAACAAGATTTGAACATAACAGAAGTACAACAAGAAGTTCTTGTGGGTATTCTTAGTGTAGTATCCCTATTGGGTAGTTTAGGAGGTGGGAAAACATCAGATGCGATTGGTAGAAAATGGACTATGGCATTAGCCGCTATAGTTTTCCAAACCGGTGCAGTCACCATGACTCTCGCACCTTCCTTTAATGTACTCATGATCGGTCGTCTCTTAGCCGGCGTTGGTATCGGCTTCGGAGTAATGGTTGCCCCAATTTACATCGCCGAAATCTCACCTACAGTTTCCCGTGGCTCCCTTACTTCATTCCCAGAAATCTTCATAAATCTGGGCATCCTTCTAGGCTATGTCTCCAATTATGTATTTTCCGGCCTTTCTCCTCATATCAATTGGAGGGTAATGCTCGCCGTCGGAATTATCCCTTCTGTCTTCATCGGTTTCGCGCTTTTAATAATACCCGAATCGCCGAGATGGTTAGTAATGCAGAATCGAGTTGAAGAAGCGAGATCTGTTCTGTTGAAGACGATTGCTAGTGAACCGGAAGTTGAGGAAAGGCTTGACGAGATTAAATTAGCTGCAGGATTTTCTGACACCGGTAAAGTTGTCGAGGAGAAAGCCGTTTGGCAGGAGCTTCTAAGTCCTTCTCCTTCACTCCTTAGAATGCTGATTACTGGGATTGGAATTCAGTGTTTCCAACAGATCACTGGGATTGATGCCACGGTTTACTATAGTCCAACGATATTCAAAGATGCTGGAATTGAAGATGAATCGAAGCTTCTAGCAGCTACCGTAGCTGTTGGAGTTTCGAAAACTGTGTTTATCTTAGTTGCCATTCTTCTAATAGACAAACTGGGGAGAAAGCCTCTGTTGTATATCAGTACAATGGGGATGACTGTATGTTTGTTTAGTTTGGGACTTAGTTTAGCTTTCTTGAAAGGTACATCAATGGGAGTAGGATTGATAGTGATGATTGTTTGCACAAATGTGGCTTTCTTCTCAATTGGGATTGGTCCGGTTTGTTGGGTTTTAACTTCGGAGATCTTCCCTTTGAGGGTGCGTGCACAGGCAGCTGCGATTGGGGCAGTTGGCAATCGGGTTTGCAGTGGATTGATCGCGATGTCATTTTTGTCTCTTGCTCGAGCTATTTCAGTGGCGGGaactttctttattttctcaGTGGTGTCTGCAATTTCGGTGGTGTTTGTTTATACATGCGTGCCTGAAACAAAAGGGAAGTCTTTGGAGGAAATTGAACTTCTTTTTCAGAATGATAATATGTGGAAAGAAAGTCAGGTTGAGCTTGGAGATGTTGAACATCTAATGCATAAACCATTATGA
- the LOC124940713 gene encoding protein STABILIZED1: MVFLKSPDNKTLALDLDPRKTSLSTLRLEIECKLGLPACFQRLYISSRRLFDSDESISISALGVGRDSTLTLHIPLFGGMQAPVAPKNRLDFLSTKPPPNYVAGLGRGATGFTTRSDIGPARAAPDLPDRSAATIGGGTGAPGVGRGRGKGPGEEEEEEEADEKGYDENQKFDEFEGNDVGLFASSEYDEDDKEADAVWEAIDKRMDSRRKDRREARLKQEIEKYRASNPKITEQFADLKRKLHTMSTDEWDSIPEIGDYSLRNKKKRFESFVPVPDTLLEKARQEKEHVTALDPKSRAAGGTETPWGQTPVTDLTAVGEGRGTVLSLKLDRLSDSVSGLTVVDPKGYLTDLKSMKITSDAEISDIKKARLLLKSVIQTNPKHPPGWIAAARLEEVAGKIQAARQLITKGCEECPKNEDVWVEACRLANPDEAKAVIARGVKANPTSVKLWMQAAKLEHDDANKSRVLRKGLENIPDSVRIWKAVVELANEEDARLLLQRAVECCPLHVELWLALARLETYDNAKKVLNKAREKLSKEPAIWITAAKLEEANGNTAMVGKIIERGIRVLQRENVVIDREVWMKEAEAAERAGSVATCQAIINHTVGIGVEEEDRKRTWVADAEECKKRGSIETARAIYAHALTVFLTKKSIWLKAAQLEKSHGTRETLDMLLRRAVKYRPDAEVLWLMGAKEKWLAGDVPSARAILQEAYLAIPNSEEIWLAAFKLEFENHEPERARMLLARAREKEGSTERVWMKSAIVERELGNMEEERRILKEGLKLFPSFYKLWLMLGQLEERLGNLDKAKDVYESGLKHCPNFIPLWLSLAKLEETTNGLSKARAVLTMGRKRNPQNPELWLAAIRAESRHGFKKDSDSLMAKALQECPTSGILWAASIEMVPRPQRKVKSMDALKKCDHDPHVIAAVAKLFWHDRKVDKARSWLNRSVTLAPDIGDFWALYYKFELQHGNEDNQKDVLKRCIAAEPKHGEKWQAISKAVENSHQPVEAILKKAAIALGKEENNLAENNKNIN, from the coding sequence ATGGTTTTCCTCAAATCACCAGACAACAAAACCCTAGCCCTAGATTTAGACCCCAGAAAAACTTCCTTGAGCACGTTGAGGCTCGAAATCGAGTGTAAATTGGGTCTGCCGGCGTGTTTCCAGCGATTGTATATCTCTTCGAGGCGACTGTTCGATTCTGATGAAAGTATATCAATTTCCGCCCTCGGTGTCGGCCGTGATTCGACCTTAACTCTACATATTCCGTTATTTGGAGGGATGCAGGCTCCAGTTGCGCCTAAGAACAGGTTAGATTTCCTCAGTACTAAGCCTCCTCCTAACTATGTGGCGGGTCTGGGTCGTGGTGCGACGGGATTCACCACACGTTCGGATATTGGTCCTGCCCGTGCTGCTCCTGACCTTCCTGATCGATCAGCTGCGACGATTGGAGGAGGTACTGGAGCGCCTGGAGTTGGACGTGGGAGAGGGAAAGGGCCTGgcgaagaggaagaagaagaagaggctGATGAAAAGGGATACGATGAGAATCAGAAATTCGATGAGTTTGAGGGAAATGATGTTGGGTTGTTTGCTTCTTCTGAGTATGATGAAGATGATAAGGAGGCTGATGCAGTTTGGGAGGCAATTGATAAGAGAATGGATTCAAGAAGGAAAGATCGGAGGGAGGCCAGATTGAAGCAAGAGATTGAGAAGTACAGGGCTTCTAATCCCAAAATCACAGAGCAATTTGCTGATCTTAAGAGAAAGCTCCATACTATGTCAACTGATGAATGGGACAGTATCCCAGAAATTGGTGACTATTCGTTGAGGAATAAGAAGAAAAGATTTGAGAGTTTTGTTCCTGTCCCTGATACCCTTCTCGAGAAAGCTAGGCAAGAGAAGGAACATGTGACCGCTCTAGATCCAAAGAGTAGGGCGGCTGGTGGAACCGAAACACCTTGGGGTCAGACTCCAGTCACAGATTTGACAGCTGTTGGTGAGGGAAGAGGAACAGTTCTGTCTCTCAAGTTGGATAGACTTTCCGATTCTGTTTCAGGTTTGACTGTTGTTGATCCAAAGGGTTACTTAACTGATCTAAAGAGCATGAAGATTACCAGTGATGCTGAAATATCTGATATCAAGAAGGCTAGGTTGTTGTTAAAGTCAGTTATTCAAACAAATCCAAAGCACCCGCCTGGCTGGATTGCTGCtgccagattggaggaagttGCAGGTAAGATTCAAGCTGCGAGGCAGTTGATAACAAAGGGCTGTGAGGAGTGCCCTAAGAACGAAGATGTCTGGGTCGAGGCATGTAGATTGGCAAATCCTGACGAAGCCAAGGCTGTAATTGCCAGGGGAGTGAAAGCTAACCCTACTTCAGTAAAGTTATGGATGCAGGCTGCGAAATTGGAGCACGATGATGCTAATAAAAGTAGGGTTTTGAGGAAAGGACTCGAAAACATTCCCGATTCCGTTAGAATCTGGAAGGCGGTTGTGGAGCTTGCTAACGAAGAAGATGCCAGGCTGTTGCTGCAGAGGGCAGTTGAATGTTGCCCACTTCATGTTGAATTATGGCTTGCTCTAGCGAGGCTGGAAACCTATGATAATGCTAAGAAAGTTCTTAATAAGGCAAGGGAAAAGCTTTCGAAGGAGCCGGCTATCTGGATTACTGCTGCAAAGTTGGAAGAAGCAAATGGGAATACCGCCATGGTTGGAAAGATCATAGAAAGGGGTATCAGAGTTCTGCAGAGGGAAAATGTGGTGATTGATAGAGAAGTTTGGATGAAAGAGGCTGAAGCTGCTGAAAGAGCAGGATCTGTTGCCACCTGTCAAGCGATTATTAACCATACGGTTGGGATTGGAGTTGAAGAGGAGGATCGGAAAAGGACTTGGGTTGCTGATGCTGAAGAGTGCAAGAAACGCGGTTCCATCGAAACAGCTAGGGCTATATATGCACACGCGCTTACGGTTTTCCTTACGAAGAAGAGTATCTGGCTCAAAGCGGCACAGCTCGAGAAGAGTCATGGGACTAGGGAAACTCTCGATATGCTTCTTCGTAGAGCGGTTAAGTATAGGCCAGACGCAGAAGTTTTATGGCTGATGGGCGCGAAAGAGAAATGGCTTGCAGGTGATGTGCCTTCTGCTAGAGCTATTCTCCAAGAGGCTTATTTAGCTATTCCGAATTCTGAAGAAATCTGGCTTGCCGCGTTCAAGCTTGAATTTGAGAACCACGAGCCTGAGAGAGCGCGAATGCTGCTTGCTAGAGCTCGAGAAAAGGAAGGAAGCACAGAAAGAGTCTGGATGAAATCAGCTATTGTGGAAAGAGAATTAGGCAATATGGAGGAGGAGAGGAGGATTTTGAAAGAAGGACTGAAACTTTTCCCTTCGTTTTACAAGCTTTGGCTTATGCTTGGCCAGCTTGAGGAACGTCTTGGCAATTTAGACAAGGCCAAGGATGTTTACGAGTCAGGTCTCAAACATTGCCCTAACTTTATTCCTCTTTGGCTTTCACTTGCTAAACTGGAGGAAACCACAAATGGTTTGAGCAAGGCTCGAGCTGTTCTCACCATGGGTAGGAAGAGGAATCCTCAGAATCCAGAGCTTTGGCTTGCTGCCATAAGGGCTGAATCCAGGCATGGGTTCAAGAAGGATTCAGACTCGTTGATGGCAAAGGCATTGCAGGAGTGTCCCACTAGTGGCATTCTGTGGGCAGCTTCAATTGAGATGGTTCCACGTCCTCAAAGGAAAGTTAAGAGTATGGACGCTCTGAAGAAGTGTGACCATGATCCTCACGTTATTGCTGCTGTTGCTAAATTGTTTTGGCACGATAGGAAGGTTGATAAAGCTAGATCTTGGCTGAACAGATCTGTGACTCTCGCTCCTGATATTGGAGATTTCTGGGCTTTGTACTACAAATTTGAACTCCAGCACGGGAATGAGGATAACCAGAAGGATGTTTTGAAAAGATGCATTGCAGCTGAACCCAAGCATGGAGAGAAATGGCAAGCGATATCAAAAGCTGTGGAGAACTCACACCAGCCAGTTGAAGCCATTTTGAAGAAAGCTGCAATTGCACTAGGGAAGGAAGAGAATAATCTTGCAGagaataacaaaaatattaattag